From the genome of Nitrosomonas sp., one region includes:
- a CDS encoding IS256 family transposase, translated as MNKTTVQFDFEEALESLKAGRNLNGKDGILTPLIKQLTEAALAAELEQHIKSGDEQNRKNGTTPKTVKSASGSFQLETPRDRNGTFEPQLVKKHQTHLTDEIERKILSLFALGSSYQDISGHIAEIYGIDVSSATISAVTDKLIPELREWQQRPLDSHYPFVWLDAIHHKVKDDGRYVSKAVYTVLGLNIEGRKEVLGLYVSESEGARFWLSVLTDLNNRGVQDILIAAVDGLVGFPEAINSIFPETEVQLCIIHQIRNSMKYVASKNQKAFMADLKPVYKAPTIDAAEDALDALEAKWGKQYPIVIQSWRNKWENLSVYFKYPEPIRRVIYTTNTIEAVHRQFRKLTKTKGGFPNENSLLKLLYVGIKNASKKWTMPILNWNLTLSQLAIYFEGRLDAALDL; from the coding sequence ATGAACAAGACTACAGTGCAATTTGATTTTGAAGAAGCCTTGGAATCCTTGAAAGCGGGGCGGAATTTGAATGGAAAAGATGGCATATTAACGCCATTGATCAAACAACTCACTGAAGCTGCATTGGCGGCGGAACTTGAACAGCATATCAAATCCGGGGATGAACAGAACCGGAAGAATGGCACGACGCCAAAGACTGTAAAATCAGCATCAGGTAGTTTTCAACTGGAAACACCCAGAGACCGCAACGGTACATTTGAACCTCAGTTGGTTAAAAAGCATCAGACTCATCTTACCGATGAAATCGAACGCAAAATTCTATCGTTATTTGCGTTGGGCTCCAGCTATCAGGATATCTCTGGGCATATTGCCGAGATATACGGCATTGACGTTTCATCGGCGACGATCAGTGCAGTCACTGACAAGCTTATTCCGGAGCTTAGGGAATGGCAGCAACGGCCATTGGATAGTCACTATCCGTTCGTGTGGCTGGATGCCATACATCACAAAGTGAAAGACGATGGCCGGTATGTCAGCAAGGCAGTTTATACCGTACTTGGCTTAAACATTGAAGGAAGGAAGGAAGTGCTGGGGTTGTATGTTTCGGAAAGCGAAGGCGCCCGATTCTGGCTTTCCGTACTGACAGACCTGAATAATCGTGGCGTACAGGATATCCTCATTGCCGCCGTTGACGGACTCGTGGGTTTTCCTGAGGCAATCAACAGTATTTTTCCAGAAACCGAGGTTCAGTTATGCATTATTCATCAAATCCGCAATTCGATGAAATATGTGGCGTCAAAAAATCAAAAAGCATTCATGGCTGACCTGAAACCGGTATACAAAGCGCCGACCATTGATGCAGCTGAAGATGCGCTTGATGCATTGGAAGCCAAATGGGGAAAACAGTATCCCATCGTGATTCAATCCTGGCGCAACAAATGGGAAAATTTATCGGTATACTTCAAATATCCTGAACCGATACGCCGTGTGATTTATACAACCAACACCATTGAGGCCGTACATCGCCAATTTCGCAAACTGACAAAAACCAAAGGTGGATTTCCGAATGAAAACAGTCTGTTGAAATTATTGTATGTTGGTATCAAAAACGCCAGCAAAAAATGGACAATGCCAATACTAAACTGGAATTTGACATTATCCCAGCTTGCGATATATTTTGAGGGGCGTTTGGATGCGGCGCTGGATTTATGA
- a CDS encoding ribonuclease T produces MIKKIQFVTVLLVLFALSNSLLASAPASGTLTATQSCEAFVSKNKRTNPGDVQLSIGQTYAIIEVNKANAPSWYRLTIPDAQPHERWVAENCGQIDVKIGDGPGGGGSSGNRQCNTAGLEDSYVLALSWQPAFCETSSGRNKPECQIDDKTTYQAGNFTLHGLWPNRQECGTEYGYCGEVKNNPGHFCDYPQLQLFTDVRKNLEQVMPSAAAGSCLQRHEWFKHGTCQTNLTIDEYFEVAVNMTRQFNASGIGYFMSRHIGETVTEAAFIARIDCALGQDTHKSIELKCQGDNLVDVYIHLTDVPDNKADLETLMNRENRAFKSNCGGEFTVDPIGFAH; encoded by the coding sequence ATGATTAAGAAAATTCAGTTTGTCACGGTTTTGCTTGTGCTTTTTGCTTTATCAAATAGCCTGCTGGCCAGTGCCCCTGCGAGCGGCACATTGACCGCAACGCAATCATGTGAAGCGTTTGTTTCAAAAAACAAAAGAACAAATCCCGGAGATGTCCAACTGAGTATTGGACAGACATACGCAATCATTGAAGTCAATAAAGCCAATGCTCCATCCTGGTACCGGTTGACGATTCCCGATGCGCAGCCGCATGAACGCTGGGTGGCGGAAAATTGCGGCCAGATTGATGTCAAGATTGGCGACGGGCCAGGTGGCGGCGGTTCGTCTGGAAACAGGCAATGCAATACCGCCGGACTGGAAGACAGCTATGTACTGGCTTTAAGTTGGCAACCGGCGTTTTGTGAAACCAGCAGCGGTCGAAACAAGCCGGAATGCCAGATCGATGACAAGACGACGTATCAGGCCGGCAACTTTACTTTGCATGGACTGTGGCCGAACAGACAGGAATGCGGTACAGAATATGGCTATTGCGGGGAAGTAAAAAACAATCCAGGCCATTTCTGTGATTATCCGCAATTACAGCTTTTTACCGATGTCCGGAAAAATCTGGAACAGGTCATGCCAAGTGCTGCCGCGGGCTCCTGCCTGCAGCGTCATGAATGGTTTAAACATGGTACGTGTCAGACCAATTTGACCATAGATGAATACTTTGAAGTGGCGGTTAACATGACCCGGCAATTCAATGCATCGGGTATTGGTTACTTTATGTCCCGTCATATCGGTGAGACGGTAACAGAAGCTGCATTCATTGCGCGTATCGACTGTGCGTTAGGACAGGATACGCATAAAAGCATTGAACTGAAGTGTCAAGGCGATAATCTGGTTGATGTGTATATTCATCTGACGGATGTGCCGGATAACAAAGCGGATCTGGAGACGTTAATGAATAGGGAAAATCGCGCATTTAAATCTAACTGCGGTGGAGAATTTACTGTTGATCCCATTGGATTCGCACATTAG
- a CDS encoding endonuclease/exonuclease/phosphatase family protein, whose product MRNLYVILIAGILFLSGCSSIPSGNDGDVQLAQCDDVVDRGHLNILSINLLFSETQTRDQRLDAIAGFVSDVPVDVILLQEVASGVLVGTANTAFDLQGKLRDRGYGYDLQTAFETGLPGLLGVANAVLTRCEVDFKMVKRLPKASELEFKNHDIKLPRNVMMTRLNIPGFGKINVYNTHLCAKCSAEELDAQLETLLTFVVEAESFYPQNNPVILGGDFNIDRFRVDPFAEGVFYDKITDAGFTDAYAVGRSLENLCSNPAAADQHCTVGVSTLDAGDSARRIDYIFVKDISGLTESRVVFNNLVDENQVGVSDHAGVFVSIRLP is encoded by the coding sequence ATGAGAAATCTATACGTTATCCTGATCGCAGGCATTCTGTTTTTGTCGGGTTGTTCAAGTATTCCTTCAGGTAATGACGGGGATGTGCAGCTTGCGCAGTGTGATGATGTTGTAGATCGGGGACATCTGAATATTTTATCCATCAATCTGTTATTTTCTGAAACTCAGACACGTGATCAGCGATTGGATGCGATCGCCGGGTTTGTATCGGATGTTCCGGTAGATGTTATCCTGCTTCAGGAAGTTGCCAGCGGTGTTTTGGTAGGTACTGCCAACACTGCGTTTGATCTGCAGGGAAAATTACGTGACCGTGGGTACGGATACGATCTGCAAACCGCATTTGAAACCGGTTTGCCCGGACTTCTGGGGGTAGCGAATGCAGTTTTAACCCGCTGTGAAGTTGATTTCAAGATGGTAAAACGGTTGCCCAAGGCTTCCGAACTTGAATTTAAAAATCATGATATCAAGTTGCCAAGAAACGTGATGATGACCCGTTTAAACATTCCCGGTTTCGGCAAGATCAATGTTTACAATACGCATTTGTGCGCCAAGTGCAGTGCTGAGGAACTTGACGCGCAGCTAGAGACATTATTGACGTTTGTCGTTGAAGCGGAATCATTTTATCCTCAAAACAATCCGGTTATTCTGGGGGGTGATTTTAATATCGACCGGTTCCGGGTTGATCCTTTTGCGGAAGGAGTTTTCTATGACAAAATCACAGATGCCGGTTTTACCGATGCCTATGCTGTCGGACGTTCTCTGGAGAATTTGTGCTCAAATCCGGCGGCAGCTGACCAGCATTGTACAGTCGGCGTTTCCACACTGGATGCGGGTGACTCGGCAAGACGGATTGATTATATCTTTGTTAAAGATATCAGTGGTTTGACTGAGAGTCGTGTGGTCTTCAATAATCTTGTTGACGAGAATCAGGTTGGTGTTTCCGATCATGCGGGTGTTTTCGTTTCGATAAGATTGCCATAA
- the zapD gene encoding cell division protein ZapD, whose product MICYEHPLNERIRTLLRLEDLFKKIDFFSAKDSPLQHHASLMTLFEVLEVTSRSDIKTDLLQELERQKQMLETLRKNPNISETALDDVLDNIQTTFRSMLEISGKVGEYLRDNEWLMTIKQRTSIPGGVCEFDLPSYHYWLNLDPAMRRKDFNEWLAPMLPIRNAFGIVLYLLRSSGKTTQNIAHQGIFQQPGSDYFAHLLRVRVNEDFPCVPEISANKYALNIRFIPSQSGQRAKVYEKDVAFELTFCNL is encoded by the coding sequence GTGATCTGCTACGAACACCCGCTCAATGAACGCATCCGTACCCTGTTACGATTAGAAGACCTGTTCAAAAAAATAGACTTCTTCTCCGCCAAGGATTCTCCGCTACAACATCATGCTTCGCTGATGACGTTGTTTGAGGTACTGGAAGTCACCAGCCGTTCGGATATCAAAACCGATTTATTACAGGAATTGGAACGGCAAAAGCAGATGCTCGAAACACTACGCAAAAACCCGAATATTTCAGAAACGGCGCTGGATGATGTTCTGGATAATATCCAGACCACTTTTCGATCCATGCTGGAAATATCCGGCAAGGTTGGCGAGTATCTGCGCGATAACGAATGGCTTATGACCATCAAACAGCGCACCAGCATTCCGGGCGGCGTATGTGAGTTTGACCTGCCGTCCTACCATTACTGGTTGAATCTGGATCCGGCCATGCGCCGGAAGGATTTCAACGAATGGCTGGCTCCCATGCTGCCCATTCGCAACGCATTTGGAATCGTGCTCTATCTATTGAGAAGCAGTGGAAAAACCACACAAAACATTGCCCATCAGGGCATTTTCCAGCAGCCTGGAAGCGATTATTTCGCGCATTTGCTGCGCGTCAGAGTCAACGAAGATTTTCCTTGCGTTCCAGAAATCAGCGCCAACAAGTATGCACTGAATATCCGCTTTATTCCCTCGCAATCCGGGCAACGCGCAAAAGTTTACGAGAAAGATGTCGCATTTGAACTGACGTTTTGTAATCTTTAG